In Dermacentor variabilis isolate Ectoservices chromosome 1, ASM5094787v1, whole genome shotgun sequence, the genomic stretch ccctttctttctaggtatcttcctgcttttcttgtgtagaattaaggtagctgtagaacctctacAAGGTgtccaaggtatttacataagcgttctgtactccttgattacgtaatgcctctatgactgctggtacctctactgaatcaaatgccttttcgtaatctatgaaagccatatagaaaggcttattatactctcagactgggatacatagcgcaaaaaatgacacagggacaagcagaacacaggacacaagtcctgtgttctgcttgtctctgtgtcattttttgcgctatgtagcccagtctgaatgtatcccaccaacacgcccaaacttcttccctgctaaaattATTATACTCTgctgatttctcgataacctgattaatgacatgcatgtcatcCATTTTAGtttcccttcctgaagccaacctgttcccttggttgactaagtccagtgttgccgttattctattcaatattattttgttaaatattttatataatactgggagtaagctaatgggcctataatttttcaattctttatcgtctccattttttgtggattactataatgtttgcattcttccagttttctgggacccttggaGCCGATATACATTTTGTATAAAGGGCTGCAAGCTTTTCCAGCATGACATCTCCTCCAACTTTAATTAAATCGATTGCTATTTCATTTTCTCCTGCCGCCTTTGCCcgcttcatgtcttgcaaagtccttttaacttcatcgctatttatagaaggagcctccgtatcctgttcattactacttcgaatgaaggtatcctggctgctctgggtattgtacaggtcagtatagaattcttccgctgcttctactatatcttcgaaattgctgatgatgatatcctgcatatctttcagtgcatacatcttgactTGTCCAatgtcaagtttccttctcactgatttcatgctgcgtgcattttttactgcttcctcagtctttctcacgttataatttcgaatatcccttacatttgttcttgttgatcagtttggacagttccgcgaattctatcttatctcttgagttgggcactttcattctttgtcgtttctttattaggtccttcgttacttgggagagcttacctactggttgctttgGCGCCTTACCTGCCACTTCAAATGCTGCTTCTGAGgccagtctagttacggtttcattcattacctctgtgtcgtcttcatctctctgttctaaggctgcatatttgtttgcaagcatcagcctaaatttgtctgcttttacccttactgcgtctaggttggcctgtttcttcttgagtaattttactctttctctcttcatatggAGGTAAAGCCCAGACCTCTCTAACCTATGATCATTGAATTGTATCCTTCCTAACACATCTACATCCTGCACTTTGCTGGGATCGGAAGAAAGtgtgaaatctatttcatttcttgtttcttcatTAGGGCTTTCTGGGTCCATTTTTTTACAACGCTTCCCGAAGAcagtattcattattcggagcttattcctttccgcgaattcatCCAGCATATAAATTTTAATAAATGTTGCGATTAAATGAACGTAAAAGCAATCGATTATAGTCACTACTAATTGTTCAGTTGCTCTTGTGGGGCAGTAATTGGTCGCGGTAATCAATTAATTTTTGGAATGAAGTATTTTAATTGTGGTCGGTAACTTTCTTTTCGGCAGCGTGTAGAAGTCTGCAAAGGCAACTGGTGAATGGCACAATCACTtacaaaagaaaagctttgtgaattcgtgTTATATGTTTTCGGGAGAAAAGCATGCGCCTACTACGCCGCCCACGGGGGCTGCACATGTAATAACTATATATGCTCACCCACCTTGTATATTTATCCCACACCAACGCATCACTTACACGCGCCACATCATCATCGTTCTCTTAAATACAAAAGACGCAGTACTACATAAGCGGTGGGATTAGATACATCTAAAAAGAAAATCGcatatctgcatttttttttactttgcaatCTCGGTGTTCGGTTGATTACACGCATCGTCTCGGATTTATCGGTCGGGGAAATCTTAAAGCCAGATTTTCTGCATTCAAGAATGTATTTGAGAAGGATCCTAGCATGAATATGCTGCTGATGCGTACGTGCATAACAAGGCAACACATCGTCTGCTATAAAAGATGCGCTAACCGGGAAATTTATATTATTTGGTGATCGTTCATACTTGACAAAACAGCGTTAAAATAGAGGAGGACAAGGAAATATAGGTGCgtacacgagcgctgactcacaagtATATGCAGTTTACtcgtgaaaaccaaatacatGTATTCATTGAACAACTTGGCAAAGAAAAACTTCTGGTTTTCACAAATAAATTGTAGTTGAGAGAGTGCGCCTCCTTTTCTTTATCCTCGTCTGTTTTAGCGTTGTTTTGTCAAGTAGGAGGTGCAGCTTTATAACGAGGCCCATCGGCAACGTGCGAAGCTAATACTGAGCGAAAATTGCCTTCGGTCTCTTAAAACATTGACAACTGGTTGTTTAGGGATGCATTAAAGAAAGTAAGTATACAACTGGGCATTTCCAAGTGACTGGAAATGTATGAACTTATACATCAAACTAATATTCAACAGTGAGAGCGTTTTGACAGAAATTAAATAAGAGTGTGTAACTGCGGGGCAGTTTTTCAAGCAGGTTCTAAAAGACCTAGGCCACCTAGTAAGCGAATTCGCATCATATATACCTGTTACTTATTTAGAAGCAACATACAAATTACATTTTTCCGTCTCTGATGATCACCGTCTCCTATATTCAGATGCAAAACTGTAATCCATTTTTCTGTCTTTCACGATTACAGAGCCATGCAACATGAGTGATTACCAAACAGAAGAGCGCAATGACGAACAATCCTACAGGGTCACGAAAAAGTAAGCCCCACGTTTCAACCTCTATTGACGAAGTTTTAGCCAGCTAGTCACTTACGGCTCCCTACGGCTCCCGACTAACTCAAACCCGGAGTGGCCCCCGGCCCAGACATTATTCAACCATGGCATTACACCTTTGAGCGATGATTCAGTAAGAAGCTAGAGAATCCGAGTCCCTAAGTATGCACTAGTGTTTTCTTATGTAAGCGATCGCCGTGGTGATTGTCTCGTTGTCGCCCCGATCCCTCTAATGATTGGTGTGAGCCTGACCACCGGCTGTTGTGAATATGCGCTTATGTAAGACAGCTTTTGTGAATATGGTCTCTAAGTATTTTCCCTGCCAGTGTAAAATTTCGTATTTTGTaatgtttcttctttctctttccttgtttgaaaagcaGTGACAACGGAAGCCGCCCAAGCTAGCTGTGTTGATTTAGGATCGCTGTTGTACAGATACAGTGGAGGCCAACTTTTTACTAAGACCGCCGGCCGATTCGCAATTCTACAAGCCGTCAGCTAGCCCATTACTTTAACAAAGTGATCTCGCGAAGTTTGTAATTCTTggtgcattttcttttgtttccagAGCGGACATTCGCTTTAACATGATGACTTTCAGGTACAAAAAGCGGTAAGTGCAACGAGTGTGAACTTATGCTGCTGCCACTTTTGAGCTGCTTGATTTTATAACCGCGAATAGCGCAAGCTGGTCGATAGGGTCGTATCAGAAGGGGTGGACGGGGCATGTACGTTCAATACAACAAATGCAGTGCGAAAATATAGAAGCAAGCTTAGCTTCACTATATGATGTAAGTCGGCACATCCCGCAATGGTTGCACCACATCGTGCGAGGTTTTCATTGTTTGTTGTGTTTTCTTTACATATAAGCAGTGGCCGTTGACGTAACTTTAGTAATTGTTTGTAAGTATAGCGGTTATAAATTTATTTGCGTTGGTACCTGTGCAAAATAAAACTAAATATGCGGGCAAACCCATGCAGCAAAGAGATTAGGGCAAACCCACGCATGAATACGTATGCCTGAATTTATTACCATCGCTTTATACTGAACTTATAGGAcagtgctgttttcttttttacaatgAGATGACTCAAGGTAAATTTACGAAATATTTAGACAGAAGCAGCCAAAAAAATTAAGCCATCAACAACTAAACTAGTATTGCTTCATACATGCTTTATTTCAGAGCTTCGCAGTTTCGAACAACCTTAACACAAAGAAAAATTCTTGCTTAAGAGAGGTGTTTCTGGTGACGTATATTGCATGTTCGGGTGTGATTGAGATACGGCTTTGATTTGTTTGTGATCATGATATTGGCTCACGGCTGCCATTGAATCGTGGCAACTGTTATTCCGGCATTTTcggttctttttattttgtttgctggACGCTCTCTTCTGGCTGTTTTAAAGTCTTCGCTGGTAACACAGCCTATTAATGCAGCCAAGCGGAGAGATGCGGTTCTTGCATTGTAATAATGCAAAGTGAGTGCCGCAATCAACATGTAACTGTGAAATTGTGGTCAAGGACATAGTCAAAGGAAAAAGGAAGAGCCATTTTGGTGAAGGTTTCCTTGCGTGTTTAAAAATAATACTAAGAGGCTAATTGGTTGATTTATGTACGTAACGTCGCAAAGGAACTCGGACGGCTAGGGGAAGTCTCGTAGTTAAAACCATCGAATTAATTTTTTATTTGATTGCTTCGGGGAGCttaatgtcccaaagcaacaAAAAAATGAGGGTGGGTTTGGGGGGTGGGGCTACGTGAGAGTTCATAGTGGAGGGCTGCGTACTAATTTTAGCCACGTACATCCACGTACGTTTAACCAAATCTCAGTGCACCAGCGTTCTTGCACTCCTACGACATCACAATTTAGTCTGCACGGCCtgtaatcgaacccgcgaccccgTCATCAGCATTAGAACGCCACTGAGCCACTACGGTGGGGCTACGAAAGATCAGAGACTTCGCTTTTTCTCCTGACTCAGCTGGTGTAAGTTACCGCGACCATTTGGTATAGGTCAAATACTCCTCATGGTACATGGACTCCTGGGTTAAAAATTATAGCCTCCCCCTTCATCGCACCCCATCGCCTCAATTAAGATAACTGGAatggaaataataaagaaatagaatAAACACAATCATAGTTATTCTTCAATTTCTAATTGTTGACGTTTGTTTCATGTGCTAGCGTATCGCCTTGCTGCGCTCTTGTCTATTTGTGTAGAACCTGTTCCAGCGGACTAGAATAGCTTGTTAAGCACAAAGATTGCCCGCGCCTATTTCGGTGTCCTGCAAAGTTCACGCCATCTAAGTAACTTCTTTACTGCGCATTAACCTACTTTTCTTCAACTAGCCTCTCAGACTAGTAGCTTCTTGGCTGCTACTTTCGCTCACCGGgcttaaaaaataaagaactgaATTGAAAAATGAAGGCAAAACTCTGGTCGCTTCTAATCGTAGGCGCTGATTGTTTCAGAAACGAGGTGGAAGGCCCGCCCGGCCAATCGATAGCCCCGGCCAGTCAGATCCAGGCTCAGCTCGAGGACGGCGCCGAGCCATTGTGGTTCCCCTGGCTGCGGTCGCCAATGCAAGTGCTCCTGTTCCTCGTCTCCGGCCTGCTCCACTTCGCCATGGGGCTCATCGTGGCGCGCTCTTTCCTGATGCCGCACTTCGACGACGGTACGTGCCTCCCGGTGGCTTCGCAATTCCGCCCACACGGCTTCCTCGGAGGAGCAGACAGCTTCTTACCACGAAACACTACAAAGTATAGCTATTTGGGCCGTTTGGTACCTAAGTGCGCTTTAAGAACAGTATAAAAATACAcagacacaaaagaaagaaagaagggagtgGTACTCGTGTTGTTTCCTTTCTCATAGCTGCAATACGACGAGTGTCTCAGCGAACCGTTCATACGTGCCACTGCTTtaaaagaaggaaaaacattACGCTACGCTGGTCCGGGATCAAGTCGCGATACCGAGAGAGGCGCCGTGGGAGGAACTATGGTTTGTCGGGTCGAGCGCACACAAATGATTCGCAGCCGTCAGTGCGATCTGAAAAAGTCCTCACCAAAGCAGCGGTTGGTTCGCGGAGAAACTCGACGTTGGCTTAGCGCACTATGACTGTCGGGAGAGCAGAAGCTAGTGACTTGGAACCTCACAGGATGAGCGAGGCAAGAGATAGGTGCATGGTACGCATGATAAGTGCAACAGACACAGGAGAATGTACGACGACTGGCGATGTCTTATATACTTATATACATATAACCAAAGGCACGAGCAAATTGTGCGCAACGGCAGAAGCGTTGACGGAAGACACGAGACCAGGAATAGGAGTGAGGAAAGCTTTTGTGTCGTTGTTCCAAGAGTCAGATTGGTCAGGCAGGCTGCCATATGAGCCAGATTTTGTGAAAGTGCTGTAGAAGTACGCATCTGGCCGTCAGAGCAAGAGCCAATGGTGAAGCAAATGCGAATAATAATTTTGCAAAAGCAGATTAAAGCAGGATGGTGAAATGAGGTAAAGCAGTATATCTCGCAGAATATAAACGAGTGTTCAGTGTGAAAATAACGGAAGGAAGTCTACGTGAGACAAAACGACAGAAAACGAAGGTCGTAGTTCACCGAGAAAATGTGTGTGCCgcaaaaacttcttttttttttttaattattcccGGAGTTAGTAGAGAATAAACTTGGTGGTAGGCTAATAAAACATTTTGGCACGTAGTAACCCTCTGTTCATTTGTCATTCGGAGTGTTGCGAAGTGGTGTTCAGTAGCGATATTTTAGTATGAGACTTTACGCAGGAATATGCGGTACTTTTGCGAAGTGAATCAAAAGCGTGTGAGGACAACAGGTCTCCAAGAGTAAAATAATAAAGTGGTGCAGTCAAATGCTTTAAAGGCATCGCCCTCGTCTTGAACGCGTAAATCgcacgaaactttttttttttttagtaaagtGAGCAGAATTGCGTTAATTATGTTTTGCCAAGGAAAGCTCAGTGACCACATAGAGTTATTGCACAGCGGATGACGCTGCAACGTAAAGCACAACAATAATTTCTCTGACTGAAAGGAGCGTATAGCGCCGAATATTCTATATCAATCATGAAACTGCGGGTATAGCCTCTAAGAAACTTGACTAAGGTACGAGCTCCAAGCAAAGGCTCTGTCACAAGTCAAACCAGGACATTTTATGGAGCAAAAATACATCAGTGTAATACAGTTATGAGTCACGAGGTTGATAATTATGAGACTGTTATCAAACCATGTCCTGACTTTCGTACACACATTCTCAAGAGCGTCAATTGCTCCTGAATAATGTCTAATACGAGACACTATAACTCTGTCATCCGTATATTAAAACAAGTGAGCTGCAACAACTTCAATGAAATCAGTATTAAATGATAGCGGACATAAAATCAAGGCTTGCAGAACACCTGCTTTAATTAGGGAGAAGTCAATTTTAAGCTGTCCAATAGAATATCCCGCAGGAAGCTTCTAAGTAATGTACTCGTGTACGTGAACCATGGAAGCGTAATCTAGCAAGTCGCATTAGCAGTGTATTGTTCAAAATTTTCGCAAATTCCTCTAATAGAATATAGGTGCCTTTTCCTTGTACAAGAACGTACTGACAGGTTGAATTAACTCACCGACTATCTAGCAAAGTAATCACGGTTCGAAGCACGCAACCTAGCAGTGCGAGCCATTTGAGAGGTTGGACGGCAATTTTCTAGAATATTACACGTAGCCCTCTTGAACAGAGCAAGTACTATCACAGTCATCAGTTTCACTGCATAGCACCCCACTATGGTAAAATAAAGTGCTGCTTTCTGATGGGTGCGGAGTGCGAAGGAGAGTGTGTTCTGTGCTTCGAGTACACTGTAAATAAACCGAGGTGGTCAAAGTTATCCGGGGCGCCTTTTATGTCGCGTGTGTTTGTTTAGGATGTTAAACCCCTAAATTAATTTATTTAACCAAGGCAGTGAATTAGTAGAGGAAGCGTTTAGCCTTGCACGCGCGCCGGTCCTCCTTAAGGTTCGGAAGTAGAATATTGTATTTTAACGGACAATTTACAAAACTGAGACCCAGAAGTAGTTTATGTGCCAGTCCGAGGGCAGCACGGCTAAGTGAACGTGACAGGTAATCTGTAGATATTCGGGCAAATACCTGCTTACTTGAAGTACTAGAGAATAACTTGGCTAAACACGTGCCTTCATTTCCCTGCTGCTTCTTTTTGAGTACTGATGTAGCAGACAAACCTTCTGGAAGCGTTCAAAatttcttgaggcagttgcgaCAGCATTGCCTTTTCCTGAAGATCACAGTGCGCGGTGGGGGGTAGCTAAGAGGCAATAAGCTCTACCTCGAATAAACTGCTAATCCTGCGGCAAAAATATCCACAATACGCTTCAGTTAAGTTCAGTTGAACTTGAGGTAATTGCCGTGAAATTGCTTCAGGCATTGAATTCattgcacatatttttttccGCCTTCTGTTCCCTTCAGCAGTGTAAGGAGAAAATCAAAGTTGTTTTACTACAGGGATACAACTGTTAGGTTGGTTGTTAGGGAAGCTTACGTCTCCCCCTGTGCTGACCGAGTAAGACAAGGAAGCTGTGCGAGCCATTGCTTTTAGGAGCTAAAAAATTGAGATTGGGAACTTATTTTTcatccgccgtggtggcttaatGCTTATGGCGCTGAGCTGCTAAACACAAGGTCGTGGGTCCGATTCCCTCCTGCGGAGGCCTCATTTCGATggcgcgaaatgaaaaaaacacccgtgtaccgtacactgggtgtacgttaaagagcCCAAGGTGGTAAcaattactccccccccccccccctctttacggcgtgcctcataatcatatggttgttttggcacgtgaaaccacaAAATTTATTATGTAAGCTTTTGTTAAGAGTGATAACGCGAAGTACCTTATTTTGCTTTTTGATTCTAGTGTCATCGCAGATGCCATCACCACCAGACAGTCCGCCGCCGAACGGATGAGACCTGAGCGCGCAAGGGTGAACCGCATGGCGTCTCGAATGGTGCAAATTCTTCACATAATGACAcgaaaaaagggggaaaagaaaggaaatacgaaATCAATAAGCCCAATAAAGTTGCCTCCGCGGTCATATTTTTGATAACTTATGTTCCAGCATGGAATTATATACGCACTGCAGGTGGCTCAAGAATTTATGCAAATTCAAATTTGTTTTTAATCTACATTGGGCGTAATTAGCTTCCGTTGTTCGCCGAAGCCATCACAGATACGTCGGGGGAATGAACAAGGCGCACTGTAAGGTACAGATGTGCCATGACATTGAGCTGTGTAGCTTGCTTCACAAACAATAATCCATTCTTTCATACGGACACCAAGCATAATTGCGCACTTAAGCTGAACCGAAGTCTGAAAGCTTTTTAGCCGCATACCGCGTTCGCTAATAAAGCTGTATATCAATGATGCACCACTATACGAAGGAAACCTGGCGGACTCGAGTGCTTGCTTCAAGTGTCTGGAAAGTTTAATAGAGCTAAAAGCTCAAAATAAACCAAAAGTAATAAGTCCAATTCTAATACTGTTCATTTCTTGCTTCGAACCACGTTTTGTTCAAGTCATAACTACCAGAAATAAGCTGTTAGAGGACGGACAGGTCAATGCCTGAGACAGTGCGTTCTCACCTGCTGCTCTACTGTGAAAAAGGGGAACTCGTGTGAAACAAAGGGTATGCACGATGTCCTGCGAGGAACTGCTAGAAGACAACTCCATCAAAGTTAAAACCATAAAAAAAGCTTTTCTAAAGCTGACTCAACAGCCATCCTGCTCTTAGCTCATAGCGTCCACCCATTCTATTACACTCGCGCTCTTCACTACGTCACTAGACCCAGCGCGAAACTTAACATACCACAATTAAATCGGTATGACGACAGTAAAGAGGGATGTATAAATGAAGTTTCAGAACGTTGTGGCACTGCTCCAGCCAATTCGGTGTTGTGTAAAACGTTCAAAGCATACCGACTGCAGTGCAGCGAATATTTCGACTTAAGAAGCCTATAGATATAGCAAAGTGGTCGGTTGCCGACGCCCACAAGAGGAAAGGTCGTTGTCTGCCAATCTCGTGTGGGAGCAGGACATACACAAAATGCAGATGACGTGGTGCTACTCgtgctgaattcacaaagctttacgTTCGTAActtgctgtttgccattggccttCCACCTAGGTGAATTGTATGTCCGACATCACGATTAGCCGACATCTGCACGTACGAACAATTATATCGTAAGAAATTATTTCCGTAAATACGCGCCCTGAGACGTAGATATGAGTCGCCCCAGAAGGTCAGTAACGTGCACGACGCTCTTAGCGGTCAGCCGCCGAAGCCCACAAAGGATAACGCGCATTGAGTCAAGAGCACATGCTAAAGCATCTTCTTCACCGTGTCCATACTTTCGCCACTTCCTCCTTCCACTCTGAGTGCATCGCTGCCTGGCAATGGCGTGTCGGCCGCTGGGAATGGTAGAGAGAGGAGGTGTTTCAATAGGAATAACAAAGATCTGCAGCATTAGCTCGCGTGTGTCTCACCCGTGTTGTAGCGTGAGAATCATTCTGTCCGAATGGTAAGTaggtgcaaaggctgcacagaagAAAACTGAAAAGGAGACACTGATGCGCCTAGAAGTGCCTTGAAACCCCAGTTGTGTCTATGGCATGAACGGCGCATAGGCAGCGGGATAGCCATTGCATCTTCTAAGTGTAGAGTGTTCATGTGCATTATTTCGAAAGATTcgctctctgtctttctctttcGGATATTACATTGAAGTTGCTACGTGTGCGCCGGAGCGCTTTCTATATGGAAGGGCATATTCACAGTTGTGTTAAGTTCCGTCAAATCGTCATGTGATGTCAC encodes the following:
- the LOC142567874 gene encoding uncharacterized protein LOC142567874, which gives rise to MSDYQTEERNDEQSYRVTKKADIRFNMMTFRYKKRNEVEGPPGQSIAPASQIQAQLEDGAEPLWFPWLRSPMQVLLFLVSGLLHFAMGLIVARSFLMPHFDDVSSQMPSPPDSPPPNG